Proteins encoded by one window of Streptomyces sp. NBC_01571:
- a CDS encoding acyltransferase family protein encodes MVRAAWPAESATQAPTSPPHDPGGDETAGGSGTGTRARPAAGAPLRLDIQGLRALAVSLVVLAHAGVRHVAGGYIGVDVFFVISGFLITSLLLRELARDGRISVRRFYARRALRLLPASTVVGLATLCGAWLYLSKIRFEEYVGDALSSTLYVVNFRLANAGTDYLNADSPPSPYQHFWSLAVEEQFYVVWPLLLWGGWKLARRRTGLVAVPFAMLCGISFALNVQVTDTSASWAYFGSHTRFWELGAGALLALSVGRLERLPTWASGPMSWIGLVSLLVAAVRFDDNTPFPGYYALVPVLGVALVLAGGCSPARYGAGRLLSLRPAVWVGGLSYSWYLWHWPVLVILPMALDRPATAPFGLASAAIALLLAWVTLHLVENPVRFHRVFRGRPVRALGLGAVLTAGAAAAALVATSFPPPIASDVAAPGLRSALTGAADPQARLTELLEGPHHSLPSNLTPGLTRIKGTLSPVYRDGCHIGYVSTATPPCVYGDRSASKVVVLFGDSHAAQWFPALDRLAKERHWKLISMTKSSCKVSAVTTVYQGEPYVSCDRWRTRQLARIRSLRPALVITSSSDSADLARPSADPRRQWTDGFERTYRELVRSGAEVLAVVDTPWPKEDAVDCAGTHPLELDRCASGIGDAVKDPGKKREITDAAAATGVTVVDPAPWLCGTGGCPVVVGDTFVYRDDSHLTECYAEAIAPVLGHELTALYGADLSRHPGPNSRPAASR; translated from the coding sequence GTGGTTCGTGCTGCCTGGCCCGCAGAGAGTGCGACGCAGGCGCCGACATCCCCACCGCACGACCCGGGCGGCGACGAAACGGCGGGGGGTTCGGGCACCGGAACGCGCGCCCGGCCAGCGGCCGGAGCACCGCTTCGCCTCGACATCCAGGGTCTGCGCGCGCTCGCGGTCTCGCTGGTGGTGCTCGCGCACGCCGGCGTCCGCCATGTCGCGGGCGGCTACATCGGGGTCGACGTCTTCTTCGTGATATCGGGCTTTCTCATCACCTCGTTGCTCCTGCGCGAGCTGGCGCGGGACGGCCGCATCTCGGTGCGGAGGTTCTACGCCCGCCGGGCGCTGCGACTGCTGCCCGCATCGACCGTCGTCGGGCTCGCCACGCTCTGCGGCGCCTGGCTCTACCTGTCGAAGATCCGCTTCGAGGAGTACGTGGGGGACGCGCTCAGCAGCACCCTCTACGTGGTGAACTTCCGGCTGGCGAACGCCGGCACCGACTACCTCAACGCGGACAGCCCGCCGTCGCCGTACCAGCACTTCTGGTCACTGGCGGTCGAGGAGCAGTTCTACGTGGTCTGGCCCTTGCTGCTGTGGGGCGGCTGGAAGCTCGCGCGACGCCGGACCGGGCTGGTGGCCGTGCCCTTCGCGATGCTGTGCGGGATCTCCTTCGCGCTGAACGTGCAGGTGACGGACACCTCGGCCTCCTGGGCGTACTTCGGCTCGCACACCCGCTTCTGGGAACTCGGCGCCGGTGCGCTGCTCGCCCTCTCCGTCGGCAGGCTGGAGCGGTTGCCCACGTGGGCGTCCGGGCCGATGAGCTGGATCGGGCTGGTCTCGCTGCTGGTCGCGGCGGTCAGGTTCGACGACAACACGCCGTTTCCCGGTTACTACGCTCTCGTGCCGGTGCTCGGCGTCGCCCTGGTGCTGGCGGGCGGATGTTCACCCGCGCGGTACGGCGCCGGCAGGTTGCTGTCGCTCCGGCCGGCCGTGTGGGTCGGCGGTCTCTCGTACAGCTGGTATCTGTGGCACTGGCCGGTGCTGGTGATCCTGCCGATGGCGTTGGACAGGCCGGCGACCGCTCCGTTCGGGCTGGCGTCCGCGGCGATCGCCCTGCTGCTGGCCTGGGTCACGCTGCACCTGGTGGAGAACCCGGTGCGGTTCCACCGGGTGTTCCGCGGCCGTCCGGTCCGGGCACTGGGGCTGGGAGCGGTACTGACGGCGGGCGCCGCGGCGGCGGCGCTGGTCGCGACGAGTTTCCCGCCGCCCATAGCCTCGGACGTCGCGGCGCCGGGGCTGAGGAGCGCGCTCACGGGGGCGGCCGATCCGCAGGCGAGGCTGACCGAGCTGCTGGAAGGACCGCATCACAGTCTGCCGAGCAATCTGACGCCCGGACTCACCAGGATCAAGGGGACGTTGTCCCCGGTCTATCGGGACGGCTGCCACATCGGCTACGTGAGCACGGCGACACCGCCGTGTGTCTACGGCGACCGGTCCGCGTCGAAGGTGGTGGTGCTCTTCGGGGACTCGCACGCGGCCCAGTGGTTCCCGGCGCTCGACCGGCTGGCCAAGGAGCGCCACTGGAAACTGATATCGATGACCAAGTCGTCGTGCAAGGTCTCCGCCGTCACCACCGTCTATCAGGGCGAGCCTTACGTGTCCTGCGACCGGTGGCGCACCAGGCAACTGGCCAGGATCAGGTCCCTGCGCCCCGCTCTGGTGATCACCTCCTCCTCGGACTCGGCCGACCTGGCCCGACCCTCCGCTGACCCGCGCCGCCAGTGGACCGACGGCTTCGAGCGGACCTACCGGGAACTGGTGAGGAGTGGCGCCGAGGTGCTGGCCGTCGTGGACACCCCCTGGCCCAAGGAGGACGCGGTCGACTGCGCGGGGACCCATCCGCTGGAGCTGGACCGGTGCGCGTCCGGTATCGGGGACGCGGTCAAAGACCCCGGAAAGAAGCGTGAGATCACCGACGCGGCGGCGGCCACCGGAGTCACGGTGGTCGACCCGGCCCCCTGGCTCTGCGGCACCGGTGGCTGCCCCGTGGTGGTGGGTGACACCTTCGTCTACCGGGACGACAGTCACCTCACCGAGTGCTACGCCGAGGCCATCGCACCTGTTCTCGGCCATGAGTTGACCGCGCTCTACGGCGCCGATCTGAGTCGGCACCCCGGACCGAACTCCCGACCTGCGGCCTCTCGCTGA
- a CDS encoding IS607 family transposase: MKLSEWAARNGVHYQTAWTWAKEGRMPVPVRQTPSGTWLVDEPAPETSGRVVAYCRVSSADQKPDLDRQVARVVQGATGLGLPVAEVVTEVGSGPNGRRRKLHRLLSDPRAAVIVVEHRDRLARFGVEHLEAVLSASGRRLVVLDPTETADDLVRDITEVLTSMCARLYGRRAAKDRAARAVAVATGEAAE, translated from the coding sequence GTGAAGCTTTCCGAATGGGCGGCGCGCAACGGTGTGCACTACCAGACCGCGTGGACGTGGGCGAAAGAGGGCCGCATGCCGGTCCCGGTGCGCCAGACGCCGTCTGGTACGTGGTTGGTCGACGAGCCCGCCCCGGAGACGTCCGGCCGTGTCGTGGCGTACTGCCGGGTTTCGTCGGCGGACCAGAAGCCGGATCTTGACCGGCAGGTGGCCCGCGTGGTCCAGGGGGCTACCGGGCTCGGCCTGCCGGTTGCGGAGGTCGTGACCGAGGTCGGCTCGGGGCCGAACGGGCGTCGGCGCAAGTTGCACCGCCTGCTGTCCGACCCGCGGGCCGCGGTGATCGTGGTCGAGCACCGGGACCGGCTGGCCCGGTTCGGCGTCGAGCATCTCGAAGCCGTCCTGTCCGCCTCCGGGCGGCGCCTGGTTGTCCTCGACCCCACCGAGACCGCCGATGACCTGGTGCGCGACATCACCGAGGTGCTGACCTCGATGTGTGCCCGCCTGTACGGGCGGCGGGCGGCGAAGGACCGGGCCGCCCGCGCGGTGGCCGTGGCGACCGGCGAGGCTGCCGAGTGA
- a CDS encoding TetR family transcriptional regulator, whose amino-acid sequence MPRDSSATKARLLDAAFTEFAAHGIAGARVDRIAEAAGANKRLIYVYFGNKEQLFDEVLRQAMTAGAESVPFDVEDLPGYAGAVFDHLVARPDLMRLRLWKLLERPSTTGLEPDAFRRKAAEVAVAQERGGLAPEMRPDDLLTMVLAVAQAWFSAAEDVDPGGINQSWSRERLALHRSAVVEAARRISEPKTAEEQP is encoded by the coding sequence ATGCCACGGGATTCCAGCGCCACCAAGGCCCGGCTGCTCGACGCCGCCTTCACCGAATTCGCCGCCCACGGCATCGCGGGTGCCCGAGTGGACCGGATCGCCGAGGCCGCCGGAGCGAACAAGCGGCTGATCTATGTCTACTTCGGTAACAAGGAGCAGTTGTTCGACGAGGTACTGCGACAGGCGATGACGGCGGGAGCCGAGTCCGTGCCCTTCGACGTCGAGGATCTGCCCGGTTACGCCGGAGCGGTCTTCGACCACCTTGTCGCCCGGCCGGACCTCATGCGCCTGCGGTTGTGGAAGCTGCTGGAGCGCCCCTCCACCACCGGACTCGAACCGGACGCGTTCCGGCGCAAGGCCGCCGAAGTGGCCGTCGCCCAGGAGCGCGGCGGCCTCGCCCCGGAGATGCGGCCGGACGATCTCCTGACCATGGTCCTGGCCGTGGCCCAGGCGTGGTTCTCGGCCGCCGAGGATGTCGACCCCGGAGGGATCAACCAGTCCTGGTCGCGCGAGCGTCTCGCCCTGCACCGCTCGGCGGTCGTCGAGGCCGCCCGCCGGATCAGCGAACCGAAGACCGCTGAAGAACAACCATGA
- a CDS encoding DUF4232 domain-containing protein: MVVAGAAVAGLGLAGTAAAQAAPGSGADSSKATPTCSASALKATFGQRLAGGMNHQGVVINLRNLSGRTCALRGFPGLGLENSAHKTLASHTYWGDTWYAASPAKKTLALKDGESAEAVISWSHANTGTSGAVHASYLEVTPPAATQHKTLAFPEWVDNGELKVTALARHITVNE, translated from the coding sequence GTGGTGGTCGCGGGGGCCGCCGTCGCCGGGCTGGGTCTCGCGGGTACGGCCGCCGCACAGGCCGCACCCGGCAGTGGTGCGGACAGCTCGAAGGCCACGCCCACTTGCTCCGCCTCCGCGCTGAAGGCGACCTTCGGCCAGAGGCTGGCCGGCGGCATGAACCACCAGGGCGTGGTCATAAATCTCCGCAATCTCAGCGGCAGGACGTGCGCACTGCGCGGCTTCCCCGGGCTGGGCCTGGAGAACTCCGCACACAAGACGCTCGCCTCCCACACATACTGGGGTGACACCTGGTACGCCGCCAGCCCCGCCAAGAAGACTCTCGCCCTCAAGGACGGCGAGAGCGCCGAAGCGGTCATCTCCTGGAGTCACGCCAACACCGGCACCTCCGGCGCGGTGCACGCCTCGTATCTCGAGGTCACTCCGCCCGCCGCCACCCAGCACAAGACACTGGCCTTTCCCGAGTGGGTCGACAACGGTGAGCTCAAGGTCACCGCGCTGGCCAGGCACATCACGGTGAACGAGTAA
- a CDS encoding TetR/AcrR family transcriptional regulator: MNAFRCNGYDGTSIQDLVEATGVGRGSLYAAFGSKEGLYLAAMDRYRDRYALPLVEILRQGAPGRELLHSVLVAAIDDIVRDGSRRACLIVGAVVGRTAYDPQVTAHVQSTTELLEDALYQVVAEAQADGQLSDKRDARDLARYLIMTMHGLRVMGAMNPDRASLMEIAETALDALD; encoded by the coding sequence ATGAACGCCTTCCGGTGCAACGGCTACGACGGCACGTCGATCCAGGACCTGGTCGAGGCCACGGGCGTCGGCCGCGGCTCTCTGTACGCGGCCTTCGGCAGCAAGGAGGGCCTGTACCTGGCGGCGATGGACCGCTACCGGGACCGCTACGCCCTGCCGCTGGTCGAGATCCTTCGCCAGGGAGCCCCGGGCCGTGAGCTGCTGCACTCCGTCCTGGTCGCGGCGATCGACGACATCGTGCGCGACGGCAGCCGACGGGCATGCCTCATCGTCGGCGCTGTCGTCGGCCGGACAGCCTACGACCCCCAGGTCACCGCGCACGTGCAGTCGACGACGGAGCTGCTGGAGGACGCGCTGTACCAGGTCGTGGCGGAAGCGCAGGCGGACGGTCAGCTGTCCGACAAGCGCGATGCACGGGACCTGGCCCGGTACCTCATCATGACCATGCACGGGCTCAGAGTCATGGGTGCCATGAACCCCGACCGCGCGTCCCTCATGGAGATCGCCGAGACCGCTCTCGACGCCCTCGACTGA
- a CDS encoding thiamine pyrophosphate-dependent enzyme has translation MERPVVGLIGDGSFQYAVQSIYTAAQHNLPIVYVVMRNHEYSILKSFAVLEETPGVPGLDLPGIGIASLARGFGCRAVEAETTDDLEREFTAALSAGTTTVIVVPTQPQKAML, from the coding sequence GTGGAACGGCCGGTGGTCGGCCTGATCGGTGACGGCTCCTTCCAGTACGCCGTGCAATCCATCTACACGGCGGCCCAGCACAACCTCCCGATCGTCTACGTGGTCATGCGCAACCACGAGTACTCGATCCTCAAGTCGTTCGCCGTGCTGGAGGAGACCCCGGGCGTGCCCGGACTCGACCTGCCGGGGATCGGCATCGCGTCCTTGGCCCGCGGCTTCGGGTGCCGCGCGGTCGAGGCGGAGACCACCGACGACCTGGAACGGGAGTTCACGGCGGCCCTGAGCGCCGGCACCACCACGGTCATCGTCGTACCCACGCAGCCCCAGAAGGCGATGCTGTAG
- the tnpB gene encoding IS607 family element RNA-guided endonuclease TnpB: MKKFQPQPGFQVQAFRFALDPNTTQEHALRSHCGAARAAYNWAVGWVTASWWQRRAEESYGIAEAGLTQWRPWSLPALRKAFNETKHADPRFAAWWEENSKEAYNTGLANAAAAFDNYTKSKQGKRHGKRMGTPRFKSKRKARLSCRFTTGAIRVDTGGRHVTLPRLGTIRTHEPTVKLLARVEAGTARILSATVRHERGRWYVAFQAEVKRDLERVARPDVAVGIDLGVKTLAVMADSTGEIRTVANPGHYDRARKQLRRASRIVSRRQGPDRRTGQKPSKRWEKANAARNRVHHRVANLRADALHKLTTSVAAEYGTVVIEDLNVAGMLRNRRLARRIADAGFAEIRRQLTYKTRQRHTTHLVAADRWYPSSKTCSGCGAVKAKLPLHVRTYECDTCGLVIDRDDNAALNLAALAAACLTGTGVAGDQDTTEVVSKPRGADQKTRATRTRRKASAGRAGGATLPHQRQEEARDRTHAEALTLW, translated from the coding sequence GTGAAGAAATTCCAGCCACAGCCCGGGTTCCAGGTTCAGGCGTTCCGGTTCGCCCTGGACCCGAACACGACTCAGGAGCACGCGCTGCGCTCGCACTGCGGCGCGGCGCGTGCCGCGTACAACTGGGCTGTCGGTTGGGTGACCGCGTCGTGGTGGCAGCGCCGCGCGGAGGAGTCCTACGGCATCGCCGAGGCCGGGCTGACGCAGTGGCGGCCGTGGTCGCTGCCCGCACTGAGGAAGGCGTTCAACGAGACCAAGCACGCTGACCCCAGGTTCGCCGCCTGGTGGGAGGAGAACTCCAAAGAGGCGTACAACACCGGCCTCGCCAACGCTGCGGCGGCGTTCGACAACTACACCAAGTCCAAGCAGGGCAAGCGGCACGGCAAGCGGATGGGTACGCCCCGCTTCAAGTCGAAGCGGAAGGCCCGTCTTTCCTGCCGGTTCACGACCGGCGCGATCCGCGTGGACACGGGCGGCCGGCACGTGACGCTGCCGAGGCTGGGCACGATCCGTACCCACGAGCCCACGGTGAAGCTCCTCGCGCGCGTTGAGGCCGGGACGGCCCGGATCCTGTCCGCGACCGTGCGGCACGAGCGCGGACGCTGGTACGTCGCCTTCCAGGCCGAGGTCAAGCGCGACCTCGAACGTGTGGCGCGGCCGGACGTGGCGGTCGGCATCGACCTCGGCGTGAAGACCCTCGCGGTCATGGCCGACTCGACGGGTGAGATCCGCACCGTCGCGAACCCCGGACACTACGACCGGGCACGCAAGCAGCTGCGCCGCGCCTCTCGCATCGTCTCCCGCCGCCAGGGCCCCGACCGGCGCACCGGACAGAAGCCGTCGAAGCGGTGGGAGAAGGCCAACGCCGCCCGCAACCGCGTGCACCACCGGGTGGCGAACCTCCGCGCGGACGCCCTGCACAAGCTCACCACGAGCGTTGCGGCCGAGTACGGCACGGTCGTGATCGAGGACCTGAACGTCGCCGGGATGCTCCGCAACCGGCGCCTCGCGCGCAGGATCGCCGACGCCGGATTCGCAGAGATCCGACGCCAGCTCACCTATAAAACCCGCCAGCGCCACACCACCCACCTCGTGGCCGCGGACCGCTGGTACCCCTCCTCGAAGACCTGTTCCGGGTGCGGCGCGGTGAAAGCCAAGCTGCCGCTGCACGTCCGGACCTACGAATGCGACACCTGCGGCCTGGTCATCGACCGGGACGACAACGCCGCACTCAACCTCGCCGCTCTCGCGGCAGCCTGCCTGACTGGTACCGGAGTGGCTGGAGACCAGGACACCACCGAGGTGGTGTCGAAGCCTCGTGGAGCCGACCAGAAGACCCGCGCCACCCGCACCCGCCGCAAGGCGAGCGCGGGGCGGGCAGGTGGCGCAACCCTGCCGCACCAGCGGCAGGAGGAAGCGAGAGACCGTACTCACGCCGAAGCCCTCACGCTTTGGTGA
- a CDS encoding SDR family NAD(P)-dependent oxidoreductase yields the protein MSNRLESKVVIVTGGTSGMGSAFARRAAAEGATVLIGARDKERGDTTVAEIARDGGKALFVPTDVTVEEEIAHLVDVAVKEFGGLHGAFNNAGGGDIRGTIRDTEASFWDRVIALNLTSVFYSLKHEIPAIIASGGGSVVNNASVVGVAGDPTAVAYSAAKHGVVGLTRSAALDATKESVRVNALVTGLVDTPLWRGFAAGSPEAASALLSRQPAGRAADETEIAAFAAFLLSDESPFINGAALAIDGALTAGY from the coding sequence ATGTCCAACCGTCTGGAATCCAAGGTCGTCATCGTCACCGGAGGCACCTCCGGCATGGGGTCGGCGTTCGCGAGGCGGGCCGCGGCCGAGGGCGCGACCGTACTCATCGGGGCACGTGACAAGGAACGCGGTGACACGACCGTGGCGGAGATCGCCCGGGACGGCGGGAAAGCCCTCTTCGTCCCGACGGACGTCACCGTCGAGGAGGAGATCGCCCACCTGGTCGACGTCGCGGTCAAGGAGTTCGGCGGTCTGCACGGCGCCTTCAACAACGCGGGCGGCGGCGACATCCGGGGGACGATCCGGGACACGGAGGCGTCGTTCTGGGACCGCGTCATCGCCCTCAACCTGACCAGCGTCTTCTACAGCCTCAAGCACGAGATCCCGGCGATCATCGCCAGTGGTGGCGGCTCGGTCGTCAACAACGCCTCCGTGGTCGGCGTGGCGGGCGACCCGACGGCCGTCGCCTACTCGGCCGCCAAGCACGGCGTCGTGGGCCTCACGCGTTCCGCGGCGCTCGACGCCACGAAGGAGAGCGTGCGGGTCAACGCCCTGGTGACGGGCCTGGTAGACACCCCGCTCTGGCGAGGGTTCGCCGCGGGCAGCCCGGAGGCCGCGAGCGCCCTGCTCAGCCGGCAGCCGGCCGGCCGGGCCGCCGACGAAACGGAGATCGCCGCGTTCGCCGCCTTCCTGCTCAGCGACGAGAGCCCGTTCATCAATGGCGCCGCCCTCGCGATCGACGGCGCGCTGACCGCCGGCTACTGA